Proteins encoded within one genomic window of Flavobacterium sp. NG2:
- a CDS encoding esterase family protein, with the protein MKREYHKWYSPNLEKEMELLVFGHAGAKVLFFPPRMGRFYDYENWKIIAAVEHKINNGDLQIFCVDSVDLESFYNNFCHPGYRIYRHIQYEKYVLEEVLALANLINPNPNIISAGCSLGAYHAVNVAMRHPSLFCKVVGMSGRYDLTKSNGYFQDLLSGYHNDFIYFNMPNQFLKNLEDPQLIQQLDKMDIILSIGKEDPFLQSNHELAGIFNEKGISYNLYEWDEEAHKACYWRKMVNLYL; encoded by the coding sequence ATGAAAAGAGAATATCACAAATGGTATAGTCCTAATCTTGAGAAAGAAATGGAACTTCTTGTTTTTGGTCATGCAGGTGCCAAAGTATTATTTTTTCCACCTCGAATGGGACGCTTTTACGATTATGAAAACTGGAAAATCATTGCTGCGGTTGAACATAAAATCAATAATGGAGATTTACAGATTTTTTGTGTTGATAGTGTAGATTTAGAATCTTTTTACAATAACTTTTGCCACCCCGGCTATCGAATTTATAGACATATACAATATGAAAAATATGTTCTTGAAGAAGTCTTAGCCTTGGCTAATTTGATTAATCCAAATCCTAATATAATTTCGGCTGGTTGCAGCTTAGGGGCTTATCATGCCGTAAATGTTGCCATGCGTCATCCTTCCTTATTTTGTAAAGTGGTAGGCATGAGTGGTCGTTATGACCTCACAAAATCTAATGGTTATTTTCAAGATTTATTAAGTGGCTACCATAACGATTTCATCTACTTCAATATGCCCAATCAATTTCTAAAAAACCTTGAAGACCCTCAATTGATACAGCAATTAGATAAAATGGATATTATTCTTAGCATAGGAAAAGAAGACCCCTTCTTGCAAAGTAATCATGAACTAGCGGGCATCTTTAATGAAAAAGGTATTTCCTATAATTTATACGAATGGGATGAGGAAGCCCATAAAGCTTGCTATTGGAGGAAAATGGTTAACTTATATTTGTAA